A single window of Ornithorhynchus anatinus isolate Pmale09 chromosome 3, mOrnAna1.pri.v4, whole genome shotgun sequence DNA harbors:
- the NEUROG3 gene encoding LOW QUALITY PROTEIN: neurogenin-3 (The sequence of the model RefSeq protein was modified relative to this genomic sequence to represent the inferred CDS: inserted 1 base in 1 codon), producing MTARPGGSRGPGGPANRGAPVPRGPPTTTSRPGHPAPRRPARAARPAPPDSSEAEGAPGGDREGAKRARVRRGGRGRTKSELVLSKQRRAARXKPTTGERKRMHNLNSALDALRGVLPSLPDDAKLTKIETLRFAHNYIWALTETLAWPNHSLLGLATAPPAPSRGAAPAASPPPTGGPLYSPASSVSPAASLEEGRGPALRPAPLPSPAWSERGLTQPRGSQESVSQRGEPGAVRSLLRGALLRKDRLRKGVLSADSIRRRIGGRGGSGAAGSWGDGRPPCSLRGRLDSVQALPGAQLRDEENFGEVEPSQFITRSTGAHRRESR from the exons ATGACTGCGCGGCCCGGTGgctcccgggggcccgggggtccaGCGAACCGGGgagcccccgtcccccgggggcctCCGACGACGACGAGCCGACCGGGGCATCCCGCGCCTCGTCGCCCGGCTCGGGcagcccggccggcccccccggACAGCTCGGAGGCGGAGGGGGCGCCTGGAGGGGACCGGGAAGGGGCCAAGAGAGCCAGGGTCCGTCGAGGGGGACGCGGCCGGACCAAGAGCGAGCTGGTCCTGAGCAAGCAGAGGCGAGCCGCGC CAAAGCCAACGACCGGGGAGCGCAAGCGCATGCACAACCTCAACTCGGCGCTGGACGCTCTGCGAGGCGTGCTGCCCTCCTTGCCCGACGACGCCAAGCTCACCAAGATCGAGACGCTGCGCTTCGCCCACAACTACATCTGGGCGCTCACCGAGACGCTCGCATGGCCGAACCACAGTCTGCTGGGCCTGGCgaccgccccgccggccccctcgaGAGGGGCAGCCCCGGCGGCGTCTCCCCCGCCGACTGGGGGTCCCCTCTACTCGCCCGCCTCCAGCGtgagccccgccgcctccctgGAGGAGGGCCGCGGGCCCGCTCtgcgccccgctcccctcccttccccagcctggaGTGAAAGg GGTCTTACCCAGCCGAGAGGGTCGCAGGAATCTGTTTCCCAGCGGGGCGAGCCAGGTGCGGTGCGCTCGTTACTGCGCGGTGCGCTTTTACGCAAGGACCGCCTGCGAAAGGGAGTCCTCTCCGCGGACTCGATCCGGCGCAGGATCGGCGGCCGCGGCGGATCCGGGGCAGCAGGATCGTGGGGGGACGGAAGGCCTCCGTGTTCCCTCAGGGGTCGCTTGGATTCAGTCCAGGCCCTCCCGGGAGCCCAGCTTCGAGATGAAGAAAATTTTGGAGAGGTGGAGCCCTCCCAGTTCATCACTCGATCCACCGGagctcacagaagggagagtcggtGA